In Candidatus Hydrogenedentota bacterium, the following are encoded in one genomic region:
- a CDS encoding glucose-1-phosphate adenylyltransferase, whose product MRDVAAIVLGGGRGTRLYPLTKLRSKPAVPLCGRYRLVDIPISNCIHSGIKRILVLTQFNSHSLNRHLHNTYRFDEFSEGFVDVLAAEQTMESGDWYQGTADAVRKQLLHIQNLRATHYVVLSGDQLYRMDYRTLLATHLRQGADITVSALAVSREAAKGFGIMKVRKSGRIHEFVEKPKDARLLDSLVTPQEVFDDFGMSSGGHPYLASMGVYAFKAEVLERLVADRPEWNDFGKELIPNSLGSHKVFAHMFSGFWEDIGTVRSYFDVSMAMTTPDSPFEFRDQDRLIYTHKRDLPGVQIHDARITNAIICGGSLVTRATIENAIVGVRSVIRPGARITRSIILGNETFEDRDACGARVPLGIGENTKVTEAIIDHSARIGKNVVIRGSRKLEDYDGDGYAIRDGIVVVMKNATIPDGMVIG is encoded by the coding sequence ATCAGAGACGTAGCCGCCATCGTGCTGGGCGGCGGGCGCGGCACACGCCTGTATCCCTTGACCAAGCTGCGTTCGAAACCGGCGGTGCCGCTCTGCGGCCGGTACCGGCTGGTCGATATCCCCATCAGCAATTGCATCCATTCGGGGATCAAACGCATCCTGGTGTTGACCCAGTTCAACAGCCATTCGCTCAACCGCCACCTGCACAACACCTACCGCTTCGACGAATTCAGCGAGGGGTTCGTCGACGTGCTGGCCGCCGAGCAGACCATGGAAAGCGGCGACTGGTATCAGGGCACGGCGGACGCGGTGCGCAAGCAATTGCTGCACATCCAGAACCTGCGTGCGACACACTACGTCGTCCTCTCCGGCGACCAGTTGTACCGCATGGACTACCGGACGCTGCTCGCCACGCACTTGCGCCAGGGCGCGGACATCACCGTCTCCGCGCTGGCCGTCTCGCGCGAGGCGGCCAAGGGCTTCGGCATCATGAAGGTGCGCAAGAGCGGGCGCATCCATGAATTCGTCGAGAAACCCAAGGACGCGCGTCTGCTCGATTCCCTCGTGACACCGCAGGAGGTCTTTGACGACTTCGGCATGTCAAGCGGCGGCCACCCCTACCTCGCGTCCATGGGTGTATACGCGTTCAAGGCGGAAGTACTCGAGCGTCTAGTGGCGGACCGCCCGGAATGGAACGATTTCGGCAAGGAACTCATCCCGAATTCGCTCGGCTCGCACAAGGTATTTGCGCACATGTTCTCCGGGTTCTGGGAAGACATCGGGACCGTCCGCTCATACTTCGATGTGAGCATGGCCATGACCACGCCCGATTCCCCCTTCGAATTCCGCGACCAGGACCGGCTCATCTACACGCACAAGCGCGACCTCCCGGGCGTGCAGATCCACGACGCGCGCATTACCAACGCGATCATTTGCGGCGGCAGCCTGGTCACGCGCGCCACCATCGAAAACGCGATCGTTGGCGTGCGCAGCGTCATCCGGCCCGGCGCCCGGATCACCCGCAGCATCATCCTTGGCAACGAGACTTTTGAAGACAGGGACGCGTGCGGCGCCCGGGTCCCGCTCGGCATCGGCGAAAACACAAAGGTCACCGAAGCCATCATCGACCACAGCGCGCGCATCGGCAAGAACGTGGTTATCCGCGGCTCACGCAAACTGGAGGATTACGACGGCGACGGCTACGCCATCCGCGACGGAATCGTGGTCGTGATGAAGAACGCCACCATTCCCGACGGGATGGTCATCGGTTGA
- a CDS encoding MFS transporter has translation MDRSAREFTWIEGMAVCLAMIGIQLSSEVINQWGTYFYSPSVGVGRTIYVAVSVVGWIFIAGTIWDALTGPVVGIWSDKTRSRPGWLRLLPIRGRRRPFIFWGSILMTFTAVAFWYPPVEGQSTANFIYGTVLLCLHWTMFGLVLVPLNSLPPEIARSETERVRMGTFIAIGMIVGLAMAAVLPGELITQLDPARTEDTLTLELPPGTATEPARALALARGLLPADASSRAVEESVSVETRPDGAARLAFSGAIIGEMQAWHAGDGLSLALPGRFAVETDNFARRAVAPRGSAPGGARELLNECRRKAHEALQGLPLPHEFEGNLPAFVAKNTESQETPETVTLVFYRDLLDLLSLAAMRNVLANAVPGLRADGIVIAQTEGSFSAIGYRRLSVVLAVLSLLFLQLPVWLIRERYDSETARQDQAPFLAGLADAARNRPFVVYFIAFFLFTVGFLAAQRALPYWAELGLGGDEGTVSILMLPFILTALGSYTVIPALARKLRVKWMLFIAFFIIASGLPCMYVVGTAPLAFSTKILLGAALFGYCGLGQGIMYVMMVPMMGEIIDYDEQRSGQRREALYNGLSGVAWKSAMAGSIFIATQSMSVWGNSVRDYTGVLVVGPIAGVFAILGMAAILFYPVLHVTREQERPPTP, from the coding sequence ATGGACAGGTCCGCGCGCGAATTCACCTGGATCGAAGGCATGGCCGTGTGCCTGGCCATGATCGGGATCCAGCTTTCGAGCGAAGTGATCAATCAGTGGGGCACCTACTTCTACTCGCCATCCGTCGGCGTCGGCAGGACCATCTACGTCGCTGTTTCCGTCGTGGGCTGGATCTTCATCGCCGGGACCATCTGGGACGCCCTGACCGGGCCCGTTGTGGGCATCTGGTCGGATAAGACCAGGTCGCGGCCCGGCTGGCTGCGCCTGCTGCCGATCCGGGGCCGCCGCCGCCCGTTCATTTTCTGGGGCTCGATCCTGATGACCTTCACGGCCGTTGCGTTCTGGTACCCCCCCGTCGAGGGCCAATCCACGGCGAATTTCATCTACGGCACGGTGCTGCTGTGCCTGCACTGGACCATGTTCGGCCTCGTGCTCGTGCCGCTGAACTCACTGCCGCCGGAGATCGCGCGTTCGGAAACCGAGCGGGTGCGCATGGGCACGTTTATCGCGATTGGCATGATCGTCGGCCTGGCCATGGCCGCCGTGCTGCCCGGCGAACTCATCACGCAACTTGACCCCGCGCGCACGGAGGACACGCTCACCCTGGAACTGCCCCCCGGCACTGCGACGGAACCTGCCCGCGCGCTCGCGCTCGCGCGAGGGTTGCTGCCCGCGGACGCGTCATCCCGGGCCGTGGAGGAGTCCGTAAGCGTTGAGACACGGCCAGACGGCGCGGCGCGGCTCGCGTTCAGCGGCGCAATCATCGGCGAAATGCAGGCATGGCATGCGGGGGACGGGCTGTCGCTCGCGCTGCCTGGCCGCTTTGCCGTCGAGACGGACAACTTCGCGCGCAGAGCCGTGGCGCCGCGGGGCTCGGCCCCCGGCGGCGCGCGGGAACTCCTCAACGAGTGCCGGCGCAAGGCCCACGAAGCGCTGCAAGGACTGCCCCTGCCGCACGAGTTCGAAGGAAACCTGCCCGCATTCGTGGCGAAAAACACGGAATCGCAGGAGACGCCGGAAACCGTCACGCTGGTCTTCTACCGCGACCTGCTCGACCTGCTGAGCCTCGCGGCGATGCGCAACGTGCTGGCAAACGCCGTTCCGGGGCTGCGCGCGGACGGCATAGTCATCGCGCAGACCGAGGGCTCCTTTTCCGCCATCGGTTACCGCAGGCTCTCCGTCGTCCTCGCCGTTCTGTCTCTGCTGTTCCTGCAATTGCCCGTATGGCTTATCCGCGAGCGCTACGACTCCGAAACCGCGCGGCAGGACCAGGCACCGTTCCTCGCCGGGCTGGCCGACGCCGCGCGGAACCGGCCTTTCGTCGTGTATTTCATCGCCTTCTTTCTGTTCACGGTCGGGTTCCTCGCCGCGCAGCGGGCGCTGCCCTACTGGGCCGAACTGGGCCTCGGCGGCGACGAGGGCACGGTCTCCATCCTCATGCTGCCATTTATCCTTACCGCGCTGGGCTCGTATACGGTAATCCCGGCGCTTGCGCGCAAGCTGCGCGTGAAATGGATGCTCTTCATCGCGTTCTTCATCATCGCAAGCGGCCTGCCGTGCATGTACGTTGTCGGCACGGCTCCACTGGCCTTCTCGACCAAGATCCTCCTGGGCGCGGCGCTATTCGGGTACTGCGGCTTGGGACAGGGCATCATGTACGTCATGATGGTTCCCATGATGGGCGAAATCATCGACTACGATGAGCAGCGCTCCGGACAACGTCGCGAGGCGCTCTACAACGGCCTCAGCGGCGTTGCCTGGAAGAGCGCCATGGCCGGGTCCATTTTCATCGCGACACAGTCCATGAGCGTCTGGGGCAATTCCGTGCGCGACTATACCGGCGTGCT
- a CDS encoding 3D domain-containing protein: MRRLLAALFLIAALVCTGCATARIAPPRGASAFERVLLTTGYCKCKQCCGWKRNWRFKAVVAQGRDKGKPKRVGVTASGTKARPGTIAADTSVYPFGTVMFIPGYGYGRVEDRGGAIKGEHIDLFFKKHKQALAWGRQDKRVKVWLPR, encoded by the coding sequence ATGCGACGCCTTCTCGCGGCCCTATTCCTGATTGCGGCCCTTGTCTGCACGGGCTGCGCCACCGCGCGCATTGCGCCGCCGCGCGGCGCGTCCGCCTTTGAGCGGGTCTTGCTTACCACCGGCTACTGCAAGTGCAAGCAGTGCTGCGGCTGGAAGCGCAACTGGCGTTTCAAGGCGGTCGTGGCGCAGGGCCGTGACAAGGGCAAGCCGAAGCGCGTGGGCGTTACCGCGAGCGGCACGAAAGCACGGCCCGGCACGATAGCCGCGGACACGTCGGTCTATCCGTTTGGCACGGTGATGTTCATTCCCGGCTACGGGTATGGCCGCGTCGAGGACCGCGGCGGCGCGATCAAGGGCGAACACATCGACCTGTTCTTCAAGAAACACAAGCAGGCCCTTGCCTGGGGCCGCCAGGACAAGCGGGTCAAGGTCTGGCTGCCTCGATAG